A stretch of DNA from Borrelia anserina Es:
CGAACCTTTGTCGTGCCCAGCCATTTGACCAAGAAGACCGATAATTTCTTTCAGCCTCCTTTTGTTATTCACGCTTAACCATTTAGCAAATTTCAAAGCTCTTTCATCAAAATCAACTTCTTGCGACTTCTGCACACTAACAGTTTTCTGAGCGGGTTTTTGAGCGGCAACAGACTGCTTAGGACGGCTTTTTAACGATTTTCCACGTTTTCTTTTCCTAGCAGCACCCGGGCGTAAAGCTACACCATTTTTAGTAATCTCATTTTCTTGATGAACAGATGATGGAACAGCAGCTTTGACATCTGAAACACTAGTATCAACGCCACTTGATTCTTGAGCAGCATCAGTACTACTATCTGTTGTAACTTCGTCTGAAACTGAAACAACACTATCAGAACTATCCGTATTTGATACTACAGTACTTGATTCTACTGTATTTGTTGTCATTTGTTGTGGAGTATTAGATAAAGCAACACTAGATGTATCATCACCACTTGAATCTTTACCTAAAAAACTACTTCCTAAGTCCTGAAGAAGAGTAATAGCAAACGATCCTGCTTCTTGAAATACATCCATAGCAACTTCAATTCCTTTCATAGAAATAGGAGCAATATGTTCTACACCTTGAAGCATAACTTTAAAAAAATACTCTAAAACATGAATGCCAGCTTTAATTCCGTCAATAGTCACTTCATCAGAATCAATATCTTTAATCACAATATTCAAAGCCTCAGAAATTGCTAATCCTAAACTAACAACTTCCGAGTTCTGACTATCAGCATCAGAAACTATTTTTTGATCTATTGGATTACTGAAAACACCCATAAATCCTTCACCAGGTGCATTATTACAACTAAGTGACAACGCACTTAAAAACACAAAGATATTAAACCTTCTCATAAAATTTTTATATATTAACCTCCTCAATGAATTTAAATATTAACGTTCTTTAAGTATGCAATCATAAATGACAAATTATATAACAATAAAATCATATTTAAAGGAAAAATTTCAAATTTGCATAATAATTTATAAAAGATAAAGCTACCTGTATGTACACCACATTAAATACAATATATAAACAGACTTTGGACATTAACTAAATTAATGATTGAATTTTAAAATCTTAGTTTCGATTTAAAATATTAAAATGACTCTTAGACAAGAAGTTCTCAGTTTCAACACTATACTCCACATCATCATTAGAAACTAAAGTAATTTTAAATTTCACCTGCTCACGTAAAGCCCTAAACAGTGTTTCATTAAGTTTAAGAGTCACCTTATTAACCACCCTAACTGAATACTCACCTAAATATTGCTCATTGAAATCATTACTGCCATCAATTTGAAAATATGGTATATCTAGTGAATTAAATTCTGAATTAGTTATTTTTTGATTATAAAAACTAGCATCAACCCCATCAAAAATCACATCTTTAAAACTCATTAAACGTCCATTATCAACTAGTTCAAGACATAAAATAAAAGACGGATAGGAATCAAAGAATTCTCTCTTCTCCTTATCCTGCAAAGCCTCAAATTTTTTAGAGTGTTTATTAACATACAACGCTTTAAAAAAAATATGCTTTATATTACCTGAACTAAAATCTTCTGCATAAGTACGCTTGCCTATCACACTATCATATTCATTTAAACCATAGCGCGTCTTTACCCCAAATAAGCTATTAAAAATATCCCCTCTTAAGAACAGGATAAAAAAGAAAATGAAAAATATAAAAAAACACGTAAGTACAAAAACATATATTTTAAATATAAGTGACTTAATCTTACCCATCTATTCCTCCACCAAATACATTTTAATAATTACTAAAAAATACCAATTAACAACCTCAATAAGCTCTAAACTTATCAACAATATCAAAAAATTTCTGAGCACTATCAATACTAAAGCTAAAAGAAATATTTCTCTTAACACCACTATCACGCTCAACACACTCAACATCAAATCTTAAACCTTCATTTCTCGCAACTTCTAATAATCCTAAATGTTCACCTAATTCGGTATTTAGATGAATCAAAAAGCCTGTCTTATCAATTGAATCATCAAAAGGCAAAAAATATTGCTTATAATTCAATTCTAACTGTTTTCCATCATAAGATGACCTCAAATATTTATGCTCAACTGGAATACCATTAAAAGCAACCTTTAAAAGATTAAGGGGTTTACCAGTCAAAATATCAAAATCAAAAATAATATGCCTACCATTATCCTTCTCATGCCTATAAGGATAACTTACATGAACTAAACCTGATTTATTATTTAAAACCATCTTTACACAAACTGTACCGTCATTAACATTATGTAAAATCTCAATCTCTTCTGAAGCTAAAACTGAATCTGAACAACTAAAAATTACAAATGTCAACATCAAAATAAAATTCAAAAACATAATTCCTAACCTTGTAATGTAAGATACTATTAATAATTTCAAAATAACCACATCTAAAAGAAATAATCAAATAATACCTCCTAAATACAAATAACAAAATAAAAATTTTACAGCAATTATAAACCTAAGATGATAAAATTCCAAACTTATGAGATAATAAAAACTTAACAAAAAGAAAAACTAATACCTTAGGAAATAAACAATATGAAGTAACTTATAAATAACTTCAAGGAGAAATATTTATGAACATAAAAATATTATTATTAATACCCATCTTAATTTTATATATACAATGCAATGATGCAGCATCTCAAAAGTTGATTGACAATTACAAAGAATCCAACCCAAATCAAGTTCAAAAGAAGAACTACTTAACACCACAAAACAAGAACGGTACAAAATATAACACTTATTCTGATTTCTTAATACAAGAGAAAAAAGAACCATATGAAACAATAGAAGGCATAAAAACAATAAAGATTTCTCTTTTCTCAACGATTCCTGTTTACTCAATAAATGCAAAATGGATTAAGAACAAAGCAATAACTATTATGGGACTAGAGGGCAACCCCATAAGTGAATTTAAAGATAAACTCAGATATTCCTACTCAATATCCCCTATTACAGAAAATGGAAATGCTAGCAACAATATCATGCCTATCGTACTATTTGAGACAACTAAGAATGGTGGTAAAGATCTGGAAGTTACAAGCTTTTCTTTAATAGACAATCCTGAACTGGATTTCAATTCAAGACATGTCTCCATACTTTACAAGCCATTACAGACAGAACCTTCAGAAGAACCTGGATATCTTAATGCAAATCCATTTTGGATAGCAGGTGAAAATGCTAAAACAATACCAGCCCTTACACGAGATAAATACATAAAAGCTAAAATAGAGGTTAAGAATAAGAAAAACAATACTATCAATCAACATACAATATTGCTCAACACTACTTATCTGACTAAGTTAATCAAAGAAGTACTTAGCAAATATCCAGAAATCAGGGCAACTAGTCCTGATTTTAGACTTTAACATAATTTAATAATAAAATAAATAGAATTTAACATATCAAAAGATAAAAAAACTAAGATTCTACACCACAGCTTCATAGACTACAGTGTAGGATCTTATGTCATAACAACGCTAACTTAGCAATTAGCAAAGCTGCCATTTCAATACTTTGTAATATAATTAACTTACTTAAACATAACTCTTAATAAATACTGTAAAAATGATGACAAAGCTATTTCTCCACTATTAATCCACATTTTCAGATTTAAATGAAAAAACTACAAATAACAAACAAAAGCAGTTTAAGAGCTAATTTTACTTGAACTACCTACATTATCAATTAAGTCATCACCTTCTTAGATACTCAAACTACTTGTCATCATCCATTGTTAATAACAAATGTATATCAATATATGAATTGATCAAGCATTACCTAAAAAAATTTAAAATCACAATTTAAATTGCAATTATAATCAAACAAACTTTTAAAAGTTATATTTTCTAAAGATGTATAATTAAAATACATCCAATAACAAATAAAAATACAAGATTTAATAGAAGTAAAGAAAACATAAATTATATTTAGAACATTGCCAACTTGTATTAATAATCTATTAATATAAGTTATTTATTAATATTACTTACCAACATAGAATACCCTTGTACTTTAATATCAAAAATGATAGCATAATATTACAATTAATAAAATAAATTTTATTATCGAGTTACACACAAAATAATAAGTAGGTAACACGATAAGAAGGAGAATATCTAATGAAAAGAATTATTTTAAACACCATAATGGTAACAATAGCTTCATTAGCTATACTAGGTTGCTGTCCAGACAAAACTGATCCATCACTATATGGTACAGGAAAAGGCAAGGCATATATAAAAGTTTTCCCAGATTTATCAAAACTAACACCCCTTGCTAAAAATTTTGAAGACATTAAATCTCTCATACCTGACCCATCTGCAGGTAAAACTTACAAAGAAAATAAGTTAAACGATGCATTTAGAGCTATATCAACTTATGAAGAAAGGTTCTTGAAAGCACTAGCCGCAAAAAAGGCATTAGAAGTTGCTAAAAAGAATAAAAATGCAAATGTTACAGAAATTGATAAAGAATTTGTAAACGTAATAAAATATCTAAAATTTGTAGATGGTGATGAAAATACAGTTGACAGTTATGACTATGTTGTTAAAATATTCAAGGAAGCTTTAGAAGAATAAATCTTATAAGAATAGTAAGTTAATATAAAGTAGGATAACAAAATGCGCTACTGTAGTAGCGCATTTATCTTTTTATGTATATACCTTGTTTACTAAAAAAGTACTACACATTTCGAAAAAAAGAGAATTATCATCTCAGAATAAAAATAAATCTGTACCCATACGCGCATTAAAATTTCATTTGTATAGAAACATATAGAAAAAATTACAATCTTAAAATACTTACTAATCAATTGTATAGCTCAAAATAATAAAACTCTAAACACAATTTTTAAATAAACGTATATATAAAAAAATTGAACCTCGCTTTTTAAAATTAATATTTTATAATGATTATCCAATTTTAATGAAAGAATCACTTAAACTGTAGTTTCTAATTTATACTGATACCTAAATTAAAATTAAATATACCTACTCTTAGCAAAATGCTTAAATTTATCCTTATATTCAAGGCTTAAGAGTAAATAACAGGAACTTAAAGCATCAAGACAGTCATCTCTACTTTTAAAATTGCCACTATAGCTATAAATATCATTGATAACATTGTTATCTGTAATCTTTAAAAACTCTATTTTGCGAGAGTTAAATAGGGGTATCAAAGTACATATTCTCATAAATTTATTACTTAAAGGCTTAACAGCTGATATTTTAAAATAATGATTCATGCCTCGCCTGAGAGAGACCATAATTTTTGTTAAAAATCCATAACCATCAGTATTATCTCGATCCTCAACATAGAGTGTATTAACATTAAAGTTCTCTGCCAACACACAAATAGCATTAAGAATTGACTCATCACTTATAGGCTTTCTATCTTGATAAACATATGCATAATACTTATCACCCATTCGTTCAAGCACACAAATAGCAGTATTATCCATACCAACAGAGAATGCAGGATCAATATACATAATTGGACTTTTAAATGTATAATCTTCATTTAGAATAACCTCATTAAAGCACGCATCAGCACTAGCAATCCACTCCCCAAGAAGTACTCGGGCTTTGTAAGCAGGCAAATTTCTGTAAATCATTTCCTGAGTTTCAATAAAATCTTTAGAATTTAAAGGATTATCATAAATACTAAAATTATATGTCCTATATATATCGGGTTTATCAATATAATCTGTCTTAAAGTAATGTGCAGGATGATCAGGATTCGTATCAAAAATAATAATAGCCGGCTTTTGCCTAAGTCTTTTCATTATCTCAAGTAAAGTCTCTTTATGCATTAAAGTTGCTTCATTAATATACACAATAGCAGAATTACTACCCCTAATCTTTGAGAAAGAATCACTATTTTTTCCTCCATAAACATTAAGTGTCAGACCTGCGATCATACATGAAACAGTTCGAGAATCTTTTAAATAATACTCAACATTTAAAAGATTACATATTTTTTCTATCTGTTTTAAGGTATTAGCAAGCAATGTTCCAATTGAACTTCCTACAATAAAATTATTAGTATCCTTGTAATAATACTTTTTATTCTGAATTAAAAATTTGATAAGTAAATAAGATGCCAAAAATGTCTTGCCACTGGATATTCCACCATTAAATATTATTCTAGAGCAAAAATTATTATCTATATTTCTCAATACTTCCCTTTGTCTAAGAGTTAAGTACTTATCTTCAAATAAGTTAAAATCAATTTTTCTAGTCTTATCTTTTGAAAATGTGGCAATATCAATATTAAATTTTCGCTTAAACCTTTTCTGCAACTTAATAAAAACTGATAAAGCACTTAACTCCAAGATTACCCCAACTTTAAGCCCCTAGACTTAAAAATTTCCTTCAATTTAATCAAACACTCATAATCTTCCTTCATATCACTTAAAACAAGCTCTCTAGACATTCGATTTTTCTTACAAACCTTGTACTTTAAACTCAATCTAAGTTTTTTACATAAGTTTTCATCATCACTGTCATTAATTTGTCTCTCTAAATTTAAAATCTCTTTATTAATATCTATTAACTTCTTAAAAACAGACTGTAGAGTAAGTTCTTTATACTTAAAATGAGAATTTATATAAGAATTTGCAATACTATAAAATGACTTATAAAAACGGTCTCGCTCCCCTTCAAGCTTATAAGCCTCACATGTTGCATCCCTAGCAAGATCATCCAAATCAACATTACTAGAAGCTACAGTAGTAGTATCAGCATCATCCGGATTACTTACAAGCTCACCTAAAATATCAAGTTTAGCCTCCAAAATAGTAGACTCACTAACATCTAATATTTTTGCAATATCAGATATACTTAAATTGGACCTAAACAGAATACTATATTTTAATTCTCTATTTTTAAATGTCATGCAAATAAATTGTAAACAAGTTTTTACAAAAAAACAAGATTTATATAATTCAAATTTAACAAAAAAATCATATATCCATAATTTAATTTCAAAACTTTATTAATCTATTACATAGAATTTAGATATTGGTTAGCTCCAATATCTAAAAAAGGAGAAAAGCATCACTAAAAAATTACTTCAAACACTAGCCCCAATTACAAACACATTAATGATAATCATAATTGTAACACAAAATACGGAGTAAAATAAATAAATCAACAATAAAAAAATAATAGAGTTAATAGAGTCTATAATAATTAAATAAGCTTAAATACTACAAAAAAAATTGTACTTGAGAACTTGCAACATCAAAATTTAAATACTAAAACTAACAAATATTCCTATATACCTTCACTCCCCCCACCCCTCTATAAATTAAAGCAAGGACTTTTTAGTCCTTTAAAGAGAAATTTATGAAAAAATACTGTTTGACAGCCTTTTTACACTAAAGGGTTTATTAAAAACTCTATTCCTAAAGCCCCTAATAAACCCTTTAAGGTAACAGGTCCTTATATTAAGAGTGACACATTGCATGTCAATCTGTACTAAATATAATATATAACAATTTCAAACATTTTGCAAATATTTTTCAAAGTTTTTTTTAAAAAATTGGAAAAAATAACAAAATAACGAAAAATGTTAAAGCTTAGACCCCCCCTCCATATTAGGTTCATTTCTAAAACCTCTGACCTCTCCAAATCATAAGTTTACCTACAAAAAATTCTTAGAAATAAATCCAACACTATAAATCTATCATACTATCTTTTTCTCTTCTTAATAGACTCAAATTGACTAACTATTCTTGCTAAAAATTCTTTCTCATCTGAGAAAACTTTCTCTAAAAGAAAGCTTGTAAGCTTGGCATTTCGCTTATAAAATGCATAAGCTTCAGGACATTTAAGCTGAAACCTTAAAGGACTTAAAGGATTCTGTTTAGATCTCTTTATACCAACACCTTCTCTATTTTTTAGCAAAAACATAGTTCCATTAATCCCATTGTTAATAACATACTTCTCTTCCACAATCCCCTCCTCAATTGCAGTAGCTATCTTCAAATACTTATAAGTCTGAGTCCTAGCAAGTCTGTAATCTTTGGCAAAATCATCAAAACTGGCATAGTTATCAAGCTTGTAATACTCATTATCCTTGATCTCTTTTAAAACTTTCATTGCTTCAATTTTGCAAAAGATCTCCTTTTGAAAATTAACTTTTAATCTCTCCTTAAGCTTATTATAGTGAATAGATATCTGTTCTTCTGGTGTCATCTCTTTAGATAAATTTCTCTTATTAACCTCTATTCCCATTTTTAACCCTCCTTTATCCGTACATACACTAAGTGTACGCAAGTTATAATTCTAGCTTAAGCCATAATGCCTTTGATTTTACTCATCAAATTTAAAAGTGTTTTTTGGTATTCTCTTATATAATCTTTATTCAAATCAAAAACATCATTTTTAGCTATTCTTCTATTCAAATCTTCTCTTTCAGATATTGTACCCAGAAAATTATCATTTTCTTTCAAAATATTTAATAACTCCTTATGAGTATTGTTCCTTTTAAACTTAGTACTAAGTAAATAAATAGGAACTCTTATAGACAATTTCTCAATGAAAAAATTAAACAAATCTAAACTCTCGATTGCCCATTTCTCTGCTGTAATTGGCACTATAATATAATCACTACATACTAAAGCATTAGTTAAAGTAAAATCTAGGCTAGGATTAGTATCAAGTATGATGTAATCATACTCATAACTTAATAACTTTAACTGCTCTTTTAATCTGAACTCCTTGTATGGAATAGATTCTGAGTTAAACTTGTGCAAAGTTAAATAGCTTGGTATCAAATCCAAATTACTATTAATATTTACGATAGCATTATCAATATGCAGATTTGATATCAAAACCTCATATATATTGAAATTAAATAAATCTATTCCTCTTTCCTTTATTATCCTAAAATAATAACTAGTAGTCGATGCTTGGGTATCTATGTCAATAATTAACACCTTAAAGGATTGAGATAAAAGAGCTGCAAATATTAAACTAGTGGTACTCTTACCTACTCCACCCTTGATTGATGCAATAGTAATTACTTTTGTATCTTTTGTATCCATCTTGGAATAATACCCCCTTCCGGCAATTTCTTTCCGTAAAATGCATAAAGCTCCCTTTCCAATTCCAGGAGTATGCTAAGTAAGGTCTGATAATAAGAACTTCCAACTTTATCTTTTTTTAATAAGTTGTGTAGCCCACTTAGATAACAAAAAACTCCACCTTTCTTAAATCTAAACTCTATATATTCACACTTCCTTAAAGTATAAGTCTCCCCCTTATTAAAATTTTTTACTAAAAATGCCTTACCTAATTTCTTAATCCCATAATAAATACCCAAAAAATCATCATTATCTCTTACAGAAAACAAATGAAACATACTTATATCTTCTATGTTAAAGATTCCTCTAAGAGATATGAAAAACTTAGTTGGTTCATTCTTACTTATTCCAAATGTGTAAAAATCTTTAAATATCTTAGTATGATATATCTTTCGATTCTTAACCTCTTCTACTTTGGAAAATATATTATTCTTTCCCTTCCTTTGATTCTTGGGATCTATTTCCTTTTTTTTCTGTTTCAATAATTCTAGTAAAGCCACCATCCTTCCTTTCCCTTGTATAATTGGTAGTCTTACTACTTTATCATTCTAAGTAGTTCGTAATAATACGTATTATCAACTACCTTACTATACTTTAATTTGTCTTTAGCGTTAATAAATTTTTTTAAGGTCGGTATTAATACGTCAATATCTACCCTATGCCTTAACTGTTCTAATAATATACTAAAAATGTTGTTTTTTATATCATTATTTGTGCTTTCTTGTTTTTGACAGACCTGTGTGCTGACTTTTATTTTCCTTATCAGATGATCCAAATCTTTGTATTTATTTTTCTCTACAATAAAGTGAGGTTTTTCTTTATAAGTCTCGTATATTTTATCAATTCCTTTTCTTAATGCTTCTTGATCATAGTTTTGTAACTTAAGCTCCGTTTCTACTTCGACGAGTATCTTTCTAAGTTTTTTTATATTAGCCTCTGACTTACTGTCCTTTTCTTGAACATTCTTGTTTAAATACCCATTCCTTTCTAGAAAATCTCTTACACATTCTATCTTGCCGATTTTAAGCTCATTTTTGATTGACTCTAAATTTTCTCTGGAGAGTGATTTTATAATCATTTCATATTTTTTTACCTCTTTGAAAAGTTTTATCTTAGATTCTTTTTCTGTTTTTAGATTTAATAAAATGAGAGGAAGATCAGTCTTGAAATTGCATTTACTTATGTACTTTAGTAGTGCATTTTTCTCTCTTTTATTATTAGTATTATTAATACACTCCCATTTTGGACTCCCATTTTCTTTTCTATGGATATCAACTCTTTCTCTAAACTTATTTATCTTTTCTTCCTTGATGTTTTTGAAGTATGAGTTTATCTTAGTATGACATTCTTTCTTTGGGTATTGTAGAGTATAATAAACTTCACTTCCACATTTCTTGCCTAGATGTCTGCAGTAATTGAGGGTGATTTGAAACTTTTTCTCAAGTGCATATAAATAATTTTGTAGTGTTTTAATCTTTACTGTCTTTTGATTATTTCTTTTTAGATTTCCATTGAAAAAATACAAGATGTTCTTTTGTGTGTATTTTTTTAGTTTTGAGTTCATGAAATTTAGTGTGGATACTAGTACAATCAAGTTGTATTGGTATCTATTGGTTTTTCCCTTTATACTTTTGATTTTCACTGTTTACTCCTAATATAAGTATTTATAAGTCTTAAGTTAATTAATAATACAATTTATCTTAAAAGTAAATACCTATTTTAGCAAATATTAAAATAAATAAATTTATTTTTTATAAGGTTAAATATTAGATATATTTTTTTCTTGGATTTGATTTCTTTGTAAGATGCTTTACAAACTTATGTTTTTGCTATATGATAAAAGTAAACACTTATATTGAGAGAAAATAAGTACTGATAATTTTTATTTAAAATTTCATTAGAAATGGACGAGCCTTGTTAAGGCAAGTCATGTTAATTTTCATAAACTTTTTAATATTCTTTACTTTATTTAAATCTTACTTAAAGTAAGGTTTTTTATTTTAGGTAAATTGAAAATAAAAAGCCCCAATTTGGGACTTTTTGTTTGGAAGAGGAAAGATATTTTTTTAAATTTACTTTTTTAATTTACTGTATTTTTTGTATACGGAAATAGCTATGGGTTTTATATTGTTTATATAGCGTTTTAAATGCATGATATTTTCTTTAACTGCCTCTAGTGTATGATCGTCTCTTAGAACATCAGCTTCTAGTAGTGTAAAGGAGGGAAAATTTTTATTTCCCAATTTTTCTTTAGTCCGAATTAAAAATGTTTCTAGATATAATGCGTAACTTACAAGTTGTGCTTCATATATGCTTAAGCTTTTGAGTGTGTGTTCAATAGGGGGCTCAGGTTCTTCTGGTAGTGCAGCTATGGAAGTACAGCTAAATATTATGATTTGTAGTAATATAATTATTTTGAGGATTATTTTTTTTGTCATTTTTTATCTCCCTTTTTATTTATTGTTTCTAGTTCATCTTGAAATAATTTAGTTTTTGTTTTCATAAGGGTATTGCGTTCATTTCGTATATCTTCAATTAAATCAGGATCAGCATCGGCTTTAATTGCATCAATAAGTTTTGTAATCTTGTTAAGTATAGTTTCAAGTTCAATGATGATTTGCTTACATTCTTCAAGTTCCATTTTTTGCATTGAAGTTAAGTAGAGGGTATGCATATATTTGTAAAGATCTATGGCTTTTTTTATTCCTATGTGAAAACTTTCATTATCTAGATGGTCACTGTATCCAAAAAATTCCATTAGATTTTGAAGGAAGATTATCCCTAGATTTGTGTTGTTTTTGTTTAGCATAAATTATTCCTTAAATTTTAATAAATTTTTAACTTTTCTTTTTTTTTTCAAGTAAATGCTTAATTATTTTAACTGCCTTATTTAGCATTGGCTTTAATATTGGTGCTAAAGGGATTAAGGTCAGTAATGCGAGTCCTACAATGAGCATAAGTTTTACTTCATTAGTACTTGATAAGAACTCGAATATCATGTTCATATTATCCTCCATTTTTAAATGTGTGTTAGATGTGTTGTATATAAAATATAAACCGTCTAATTTTGTTCTGTTTACATATTAGCATAAATTTAGCAAAAATTAAATATACAAAAACTATATTTTAAGAAGATGTGGGATGTCTTGGTTTGGATCACTGCTGTATATTGAAGCGTGTAACTTGTACCATCCTACAAGAAGTTGTTTTGTAATGTTGTGTTCTTTTCCGCTGTAGAAAAATAAGGTTGTATATTGTTTTTCATTCGTATTTTCGGAAAATCTAAGGAGTACTTTTTTTGTCATGATCGCGTTAGAATTTGCATTATTTTGAAGAGTAAGCATTATGTTTAAATAGATGTTTTTTTCTTTAAGGCTTCTTGGAAATCTTAGTTCTACTTTTTCTGTTACAATATCCATTTTGATTGACTTTCTTTCGAATTCATGGTAAGAATAGTAGACATCAGTTGATGGGTCTGCTCCCCAGTATTGAAAGCCCTGAGGAAATCCTTGTAAATAATCATGTTCTGTTAATCTATTTAGTATTTTAGAGTTCTTATTGAAAGCAAGAAATTCTAGGTCCTGGGTTGATTCGATGTATGATGTAGCTGAAGCTATTATGAGGTTTAACTCTTTTTCAAGTTCAATCTTTTTTATATGGGTATTGATTAAGGAATTGTATCTTCTATGAAACTCATCTGTTCTGGTAAAAGTCCTTCTTACATATCTCTTTGCTTCTTCTAGGCTTTTATTTTCTGCAAAAACTTCTTTTAAATTGTCTATCAGAGTTTGAAATGAAGCTAAATCAAAATCTCTTTTGTTTGTGTCGTATATAGATATCTTGCTGGTTTTCATGTTCTTTTCAGTTTCAGGTTGCTGAGTTAAATTTTCAATCAATGTTGCCTTGAGTTTTTCAAATAGAGTATTGAAATCAAGATTATTTGTTTCAGTTTTGAGTCCCATTAGCTTGGAGATTATCTTTAAATACATTTTCTCTGTATGAGATTCATATTCAAGTAGTTCTTTAGATATTATTTCTCTTATAACTTTTTTGAAATATTCGATTCCTTCGTAAAATGTATCTTTTTTAATTTGTTCAAGTAAGTTTTTGTATGTAATTGCATAAGTTTCTTCGACAATATCATCAATGGGAATTAGATCGTTCTCATTGACTTGAATTTTTCTGTTAAAATCTTTTATCTGTATGCTTTCTTCTATTTCTTCATTTTCTTGGTCCATAGAATCTCCTTGTTTATTTTATTTCTTTACTATGGATGTCAAAAATTTTAATAGTTCTTCCAGCAGGAATTAAGGATTTAATGAATCCATAAACTGAGTTTTTAAAATCTTTTG
This window harbors:
- a CDS encoding DUF685 domain-containing protein; translated protein: MDQENEEIEESIQIKDFNRKIQVNENDLIPIDDIVEETYAITYKNLLEQIKKDTFYEGIEYFKKVIREIISKELLEYESHTEKMYLKIISKLMGLKTETNNLDFNTLFEKLKATLIENLTQQPETEKNMKTSKISIYDTNKRDFDLASFQTLIDNLKEVFAENKSLEEAKRYVRRTFTRTDEFHRRYNSLINTHIKKIELEKELNLIIASATSYIESTQDLEFLAFNKNSKILNRLTEHDYLQGFPQGFQYWGADPSTDVYYSYHEFERKSIKMDIVTEKVELRFPRSLKEKNIYLNIMLTLQNNANSNAIMTKKVLLRFSENTNEKQYTTLFFYSGKEHNITKQLLVGWYKLHASIYSSDPNQDIPHLLKI